The nucleotide window TAATGAACAAACATCCTGACTTTGCGATGCTTCCGGCACGAAAGAACTAAAATGCAACGTTCCGTCAACCACAGCACCAGAACCAAAAACCTTTTCGCCAGTTCCAGTAAGCCAATAGACCCAACCATTTGCTCCGGTTAATCCAGCCATAACATCAAGATCTGATGTATTAGGCATAGTAGTAATATCGTATAAATTACTTATAACTATTGTTGCTGGCTTAGTTGAAGTAGCCAGATATGAACCAATTTGATAATCTCGCAACATGAAATAAGCATTTTTGACAACTTTCTCAGAAGCTGGATATTCACGATCGCCACTACCCAGCAATACTGCATCGAATGGTATTTCCGAATAAGCATACGATGAATCGCTATTCTTGGTAATTTTCTTGTTAATAGTACGAATAATCATAGGTGCATAAAAGAACCGACGATCCTGATTCGCAACGGTGTCACTACCAAGAGATGCGAACTTGAACATAGACCATTTTGTTTTATCAGTACCACTCATGTCCATACGCCATACATTACCACCGGTGTCTGTCGCATATAATCTGTCAGTAACCCCATCACCGTCACTATCCATTAATGCCAACCCTCCTGGCATGCTATCAACCATTGTCGTCATCTGTAGATTGGTTGATGAAGTAGCATCAGGAGAAACTTTGAATTTCAATACGCCTGTATCAGCATCAACAATGTAAATAGCGTTACCAACTGCACTGGTTCCAGCTCCAGTATATCCACCCGTAAAAATAACAACGGGGTTAGTCTCACCAGGAATTTTAGTCACCTGAGGTGTCGACCAAGTATAAGCTAAACGATCAAAACCTGACGTTGTTCCTCCTGTAATAATCCATTTAAGTGATGGCGAATTAGGGTTAGTTACATTAAGAGCATAATAACTACGACCACCCTGTTGCTGTCCAATAAATACCCAAGCTTTATCACCGCTACCACTACTAGTTATAAGGCCATCATTATTATTGTCTAATATATAGCTAACCGCATTTCCATCAAGCCCATACAGATGAGAATTAGCAATATCATTTTCACGTAAAGTCGTCTGATTTTTTAATAATGGATAAGGAATAAATGCCCACGATTCATCAACGGTATCGCCTGAATCTTTAAACATATGCAGGAAACCAGCATTTGTTCCAACTACAATTCGCAAATCTGGATTTGTTGCGCCAGTGGATTGTCCATAATTAATAACTAGTGGCTTACTATGCATCATATCAGCCAGAATTGTTTTCCGGTTTGCAGATGTAGTGGTACCATCCACATCCTTCCCCAAAATCCAATTAATCTGGGTATCAATTTGGGTTGTATCTACGACATCTAAGTCGGTTACTAATTGTGTATCTGAACCAGCAATAGAGGTCAGGTTTGTTCTATTTAAAGCTGTAAGTGTTGTGCCATTATTTGTATATATGGTTCTGTTTGTTTTGTTAGCCAGCATACTTTGTACACCGCCTTTTTCTATTGAACCGCCATCACCATTATCAGTTGACCAAATAGTGGTAGCAGAAGAGTTTATTTTCCCTTCACTTGAAATTGCAGCCTCATCATTTTTATCAACAATATAGCCTTTTGTATCTGAGTATTTTAATTTCTTTATATTTCCAACCCAAGCAGGGCCATCTCCTGGTACAAATATAGAATAATAAAGATTATTAAGATATTGAGAGCGATCCATGGTACTGCTAGCAGTGGTTGGTGCCAGCATTGAATATTGACCAGATAATATATCGATAAGAATATTGCGCAATGCATCACCCAATGCAGTTGCATCTGCAGCACCATAGTATTTACCACCACCTTGTGTTGCAGTTGCTGTCAGTAATGCTTGTGCATTAACCATCGCATCATTACCAAAACCAATTGTGTATGTTGAAACACTTTGAGTTCCACTCAGAGTTGTACTTTGATCTTTATTTTTTAAATATCCAGCCAATGAAGGTAAATAACTTGTTCTTAATGTACCCCCCTCGTAGTAGTTCATAGACTTACCCCAATCAGCTAATTCTGCAGTGGTAAGTTTAGTATTATTTATATATTCACTGGTTATAAGAGCATTAGCTGCTGTATCGTGTGTTGGTTCACCATCAGTAATTAATATGATATATCCATGATTATGACAACTATCAAAAGGAGTTTTATATTGAGTCAACCCAGCTAACATTGCTGTGGGATCATAAGGTGGCGTACCATTCCATTTACCCTTCCATACACTACCACCCTGCCAATAATGGGTAACCTCATAGAAGGTTTCAGATAATGGTGTCCATGTTTCAGCAGATAAACTATTTACGGTATCAATCAATGCTTGCCGGTAACCTGCATTAGTGTCCGTGGTACTAGTAGTATCATTAGCATTTTTAGATGCAAAAACAATACGTCCACCATCATCTGTACCCGGCGTATTGCTCGCATTGTTATTCATATTAAAAGTAGTTAAACCGTAGTCAACTGACGGTGTTGAAGTAATAAGGTCAGCTATGGTTTTTTGAGCAACCGCAAGACGAGTACTTGTTTGAATTCGACCAGTGTAATACCAGTCGACATAGTCGCTCGTATATAAATAACTCGCTGTAGCAGTAGCAAAACTGGCCTTGGTGCCCGTGGTTCCATAGGCAGCATTCATGGTGCTAAAAGAACCATTTAAAGGATAACCAGAGGTTGACGGCGAACCAGGGTTAGCCATGTCAGATTTTGTTATATCCACCTGACAATCTACATAATCGTTAGGGTTCGTTCTTAAATCTTGCCAACGCCACTTATTTCCTTGTTTTTGTATACTACGAAAATGATCTGCATAAAATCCAACAGAATTAAGCGCACTAACAGATGCATTACAGTTATTATATTGAGTATAAAAAAACTGTGATGAACTTGATTGTGGAACTGTGCCATTAGTTGACCAGAATATTTTGGTATAGGTGGTCGTAGCTGTAAATGGCACTGATGCATCAACTGAACTGTCCATACTGCCAGAATTATCAAAAATAATCATGACCCTAGGCTGAACACCTGCTTGCGTGCTGAGATCAAGAACATATAACTCAGTATCATCAGCCCGAACAGAAGCAGTTTGCATTACAAAACTGAATATTACACCAACTAGGATGGCTTTAAGAAATGCACTCATATTAACCTCCTTAGCCACCACTATTTGATAACAATGGTTGCTCAATATTAAGGGTCATTTGTAACCAACCCATATTACCTTTAGCAAAGGTGGTGCTATTATCCGCATCAACATAACGACAATTTTTAATAGCAGTATCACTGTTTGCATTAAACCGTCGCTTACAAGTAACTTCTGCTCTTAACAGTAAGGGAATAACATTGCCAGAGCCGGTAGTCACACTACTCGATGCCGGCATCGTAGATAATGTACCCGCCAGATTATTAATCACCATAACCTCTTGCATAATTCCAGTTAAAGTCTGCTCAGCACTATTTCTATCTGTAACAGCACCGATCATTTTTAGATCTTCTCGCGCCCATTGCATAACGGACACTGCGATTAACGTTAGAGGAAGAATGAGAATCAATGCAACTGCTAGTACCATTCCTTTTTCTTTAAGTTGAGTTTTCATTGTGTGCTATCTCCACTGTTGTTAAATATAACTGTGGATTGCAATAATAACCGCCGATAATTATCCGCTGGAGTATAGGATATATCTCCTAACGCATACGTATTTTGGTTTACATATTTATTACTAGCATCTATAGATCGGACTAATAAAAATAATTTAGCACCTAAAACTCGTCGTTCATCCCACTGTTGTTGTGTCACATTTTCTGGCGCAATATATGAGTCAATGACACCATCTGGCGTTAATGTACTATCAATTGCAAATAAAATACGCATCCTTTCAATACCACGAACAATTGCTGTATCTTGTATCGAATCAGTGAGATACATCATGTGTAATTCAGGTACCGAATTTTGAGAGCTAATGTAGTAAATATGGCGAATATATTCCCATACCTGACGGTTTGGCATAACAGTTATTGTTGGTCGAGTTTCTGAACCTTTAAAAAAATTTAATGCTTGTATGTTCGCAGCTATATAAAAATGACTTGAATCCAGTGCTGTTGCATCAGCGATTGAATTACCTTGCGCTCTTTTTATATCAATAATGTCAGAATCAGGAGAAAAAGCGGCGCCGGAAGCCAAATTAATACAAGCGAGAGAAGACCCTTTGCTACCACTAGCATTAACATGGAGTGTCCATGCAGAACGAAGATTACCTGATACACTAGGAAAGCTGCCTATACTTCTGGAGTCAAGGCAATCACTACTCGAACTTAACGTGCTTGCTGCAGTACTAAGAGTAACACCAGCCCCTAACGCTAAAGGCACACCAGTATAGTCCCCCCAAAATCCGGCCATATGAAGATCACGTAGCAGCAGATTCATCCCAATTCGGCCATTTTCCTGTAATTCACCATTATCCAAAGAGTCTTGGGTTGTCTCATTAGAGATAACATAAAGAGACATTAAACCGCCAAATATGAACAACCCAATGACGATAGCAATCATCCATTCGATTAGTGTATATCCAGAACTCCGCTTCATAGTACCGTCCTTACCACATACTGCCGGTGAGTCTTCCCACCCGTTCCACATGAGGTATTTGCTGTATTCTGTAATGTTCCATTCAGTTCTTCGCGATCTTGCCAACTGATCGTAATGGTGACATTAGCGGCATTCTGACTCGTAATACGACTTAGTTGCAGGCAACCAACAGGAGAATTCATGACATTACCTGTGCCCGAAACTGAAGCTCCACGAAGTTGTTCCTGTAGACTATATAAGTCCAGATTAACCAAATCACTTTGCGTGCAGTTCGTCATAAGGCCACTGGTTTGTGCGCAAGAAGGTATAGTTAGTGAAGAACCAGAGACTGTAGCTGAATAAGTTGAACCGCTCCCAGCCAGTTGTTGTGTAATCCAGGCTGTTTTATTCAGACGCAACCGGTCTTGTAGATCAGTTGCGATATACATAGCAACCGTCCGCTGGCGCGCTTCATAAGAAGAATATTTAGCAACACCCTGTAATACAATTAATCCCAGCAGACTCACAGACAAAACAACAGCAGCAATCAGGACTTCTATCAAAGTGAATCCGCTCTGATATTTTTTTACTGTGTTGTGATTGAGAGTCATAGCCCATCTCCTTGCTCAATTCCAGCAACTACTGCTGCTTGAGCTCGTT belongs to uncultured Tolumonas sp. and includes:
- a CDS encoding PilX N-terminal domain-containing pilus assembly protein, whose protein sequence is MKTQLKEKGMVLAVALILILPLTLIAVSVMQWAREDLKMIGAVTDRNSAEQTLTGIMQEVMVINNLAGTLSTMPASSSVTTGSGNVIPLLLRAEVTCKRRFNANSDTAIKNCRYVDADNSTTFAKGNMGWLQMTLNIEQPLLSNSGG
- the pilV gene encoding type IV pilus modification protein PilV; its protein translation is MTLNHNTVKKYQSGFTLIEVLIAAVVLSVSLLGLIVLQGVAKYSSYEARQRTVAMYIATDLQDRLRLNKTAWITQQLAGSGSTYSATVSGSSLTIPSCAQTSGLMTNCTQSDLVNLDLYSLQEQLRGASVSGTGNVMNSPVGCLQLSRITSQNAANVTITISWQDREELNGTLQNTANTSCGTGGKTHRQYVVRTVL
- a CDS encoding PilC/PilY family type IV pilus protein, whose product is MSAFLKAILVGVIFSFVMQTASVRADDTELYVLDLSTQAGVQPRVMIIFDNSGSMDSSVDASVPFTATTTYTKIFWSTNGTVPQSSSSQFFYTQYNNCNASVSALNSVGFYADHFRSIQKQGNKWRWQDLRTNPNDYVDCQVDITKSDMANPGSPSTSGYPLNGSFSTMNAAYGTTGTKASFATATASYLYTSDYVDWYYTGRIQTSTRLAVAQKTIADLITSTPSVDYGLTTFNMNNNASNTPGTDDGGRIVFASKNANDTTSTTDTNAGYRQALIDTVNSLSAETWTPLSETFYEVTHYWQGGSVWKGKWNGTPPYDPTAMLAGLTQYKTPFDSCHNHGYIILITDGEPTHDTAANALITSEYINNTKLTTAELADWGKSMNYYEGGTLRTSYLPSLAGYLKNKDQSTTLSGTQSVSTYTIGFGNDAMVNAQALLTATATQGGGKYYGAADATALGDALRNILIDILSGQYSMLAPTTASSTMDRSQYLNNLYYSIFVPGDGPAWVGNIKKLKYSDTKGYIVDKNDEAAISSEGKINSSATTIWSTDNGDGGSIEKGGVQSMLANKTNRTIYTNNGTTLTALNRTNLTSIAGSDTQLVTDLDVVDTTQIDTQINWILGKDVDGTTTSANRKTILADMMHSKPLVINYGQSTGATNPDLRIVVGTNAGFLHMFKDSGDTVDESWAFIPYPLLKNQTTLRENDIANSHLYGLDGNAVSYILDNNNDGLITSSGSGDKAWVFIGQQQGGRSYYALNVTNPNSPSLKWIITGGTTSGFDRLAYTWSTPQVTKIPGETNPVVIFTGGYTGAGTSAVGNAIYIVDADTGVLKFKVSPDATSSTNLQMTTMVDSMPGGLALMDSDGDGVTDRLYATDTGGNVWRMDMSGTDKTKWSMFKFASLGSDTVANQDRRFFYAPMIIRTINKKITKNSDSSYAYSEIPFDAVLLGSGDREYPASEKVVKNAYFMLRDYQIGSYLATSTKPATIVISNLYDITTMPNTSDLDVMAGLTGANGWVYWLTGTGEKVFGSGAVVDGTLHFSSFVPEASQSQDVCSLGTSIGTTRVYSMNMHYGTYSSSDSNSDPSPFKSTNNLLIENLSIYVGSDKKIRLLGGPGDLNGTIVTGTTLTTGTTMPKKEYQFIHEN
- a CDS encoding PilW family protein — its product is MKRSSGYTLIEWMIAIVIGLFIFGGLMSLYVISNETTQDSLDNGELQENGRIGMNLLLRDLHMAGFWGDYTGVPLALGAGVTLSTAASTLSSSSDCLDSRSIGSFPSVSGNLRSAWTLHVNASGSKGSSLACINLASGAAFSPDSDIIDIKRAQGNSIADATALDSSHFYIAANIQALNFFKGSETRPTITVMPNRQVWEYIRHIYYISSQNSVPELHMMYLTDSIQDTAIVRGIERMRILFAIDSTLTPDGVIDSYIAPENVTQQQWDERRVLGAKLFLLVRSIDASNKYVNQNTYALGDISYTPADNYRRLLLQSTVIFNNSGDSTQ